One window from the genome of Paenibacillus azoreducens encodes:
- the rpoC gene encoding DNA-directed RNA polymerase subunit beta' → MLDVNNFEFMKIGLASPEKIRSWSRGEVKKPETINYRTLKPEKEGLFCERIFGPQKDWECHCGKYKRVRYKGVVCDRCGVEVTRAKVRRERMGHIELAAPVSHIWYFKGIPSRMGLALDMSPRSLEEIIYFASYVVTDPGDTPLEKKQLLSEKEYRSYREKYGYGFQAGMGAEAIKKLLQDLDVEKELEFLKEELRTAQGQRRNRAIKRLEVIEAFRNSGNKPEWMIMDVLPVIPPELRPMVQLDGGRFATSDLNDLYRRVINRNNRLKRLLDLGAPDIIVQNEKRMLQEAVDALIDNGRRGRPVTGPGNRPLKSLSHMLKGKQGRFRQNLLGKRVDYSGRSVIVVGPYLKMYQCGLPKKMALELFKPFVMKELVNKGLAHNIKSAKRKVERVSPEVWDVLEEVIKEHPVLLNRAPTLHRLGIQAFEPILVEGHAIRLHPLVCTAYNADFDGDQMAVHVPLSAEAQAEARILMLASGNILNPKDGKPVVTPSQDMVLGSFYLTMDNKEEKGSGMILGSVNEAVSAYQRGSAGLHARVAIPVKALGKTCFTEKQQNAMLLTTVGRIIFNEIFPSSFPYINEATRDNLFNGTPEKYFVYDKGADIRERMNELPVSSAVGKEYLGQIIARCFEIYHTTETSVILDKIKQLGFTYSTRAGVTVAVADVIVPDEKQEILKESEEKVSVVTNQYRRGLITNEERYDRVIDIWSKAKDDITEVLMKSMDRFNSIMLMVDSKARGNKSQITQLGGMRGLMANPSGRIIELPIKSNFREGLTVLEYFLSTHGARKGLADTALRTADSGYLTRRLVDVAQDVIVREEDCGTDKGFTVSRIQDGKEVIEDLYDRIEGRYCFETVRHPETKEILVNRNELIDSDKANLIVDSGVTKLQIRSVLSCRARHGVCKKCYGRNLATGKFVEIGEAVGIIAAQSIGEPGTQLTMRTFHTGGVAGDDITQGLPRIQELFEARNPKGQATISEIDGIVKEIREAKDRREIEIQGEAETKVYSVTYGSRLRVQEGMEIEAGDELTEGSIDPKEMLRIKGIRGVQNYILQEVQRVYRNQGVEINDKHVEVMIKQMLRKIRIVDAGDTTLLPGSFTDIYDYEAANKEAILSGKEPAVAKPVLLGITKASLETDSFLSAASFQETTRVLTDAAIKGKVDQLLGLKENVIIGKLIPAGTGMNRYRNVRFDNPNEETDSEKELETATVE, encoded by the coding sequence TTGTTGGACGTAAACAATTTCGAATTCATGAAAATCGGGCTTGCATCCCCGGAAAAAATTCGTTCATGGTCCCGCGGAGAAGTAAAGAAACCGGAAACCATCAATTACCGTACGCTGAAACCGGAGAAGGAGGGCCTGTTCTGCGAACGGATTTTTGGACCGCAAAAAGACTGGGAATGCCATTGCGGCAAATATAAGCGCGTCCGTTACAAAGGCGTTGTCTGCGACCGCTGCGGCGTCGAAGTGACCCGCGCAAAGGTGCGCCGCGAACGGATGGGCCATATCGAGCTGGCAGCTCCTGTATCCCATATCTGGTACTTTAAAGGCATTCCGAGCCGTATGGGTCTCGCTTTGGATATGTCTCCAAGATCTCTGGAAGAGATCATTTACTTTGCATCTTATGTTGTAACCGATCCAGGAGATACGCCTCTGGAAAAGAAACAACTGTTGTCTGAAAAAGAATACCGCAGCTACCGTGAAAAATACGGCTACGGATTCCAGGCAGGCATGGGCGCCGAAGCTATCAAAAAACTCCTTCAGGATCTGGATGTCGAAAAAGAACTCGAGTTCCTGAAAGAAGAGCTTCGCACCGCTCAAGGCCAACGCCGCAACCGTGCGATCAAACGCCTTGAAGTTATCGAGGCCTTCCGCAATTCCGGCAATAAGCCTGAATGGATGATCATGGACGTCCTGCCGGTTATTCCTCCGGAACTTCGTCCGATGGTACAGTTGGACGGCGGACGTTTTGCCACGTCTGACCTGAATGACCTGTATCGTCGCGTGATCAACCGTAACAACCGTCTGAAACGCCTGCTTGACCTGGGCGCTCCGGACATTATCGTGCAAAACGAAAAACGGATGCTGCAGGAGGCGGTAGACGCCTTGATCGACAACGGCCGCCGCGGTCGTCCTGTTACGGGTCCAGGCAACCGTCCGCTGAAATCCCTCAGCCACATGCTGAAAGGTAAGCAGGGGCGTTTCCGTCAAAACCTGCTCGGTAAACGCGTTGACTACTCCGGTCGTTCCGTTATCGTCGTTGGACCGTACCTGAAAATGTATCAATGCGGTCTGCCGAAGAAAATGGCCTTGGAGCTGTTTAAACCGTTTGTCATGAAAGAACTGGTCAACAAAGGCCTTGCTCATAACATCAAGAGCGCGAAACGCAAAGTTGAACGCGTAAGCCCGGAAGTATGGGATGTGCTCGAAGAAGTCATCAAAGAACATCCGGTGCTTCTGAACCGTGCTCCGACGCTTCACCGTTTGGGTATTCAAGCGTTCGAACCGATTCTGGTTGAAGGACACGCGATTCGTCTGCATCCGCTCGTATGTACGGCTTACAACGCCGACTTCGACGGTGACCAAATGGCGGTTCACGTTCCGCTGTCTGCGGAAGCGCAGGCTGAAGCTCGCATTCTGATGCTGGCATCCGGCAACATCCTGAACCCTAAAGACGGTAAACCGGTCGTTACCCCATCCCAGGATATGGTTCTTGGTTCCTTCTATCTGACAATGGATAACAAAGAGGAAAAAGGATCCGGCATGATTTTGGGTTCGGTCAACGAAGCGGTATCCGCTTACCAGCGCGGATCGGCAGGTTTGCATGCGCGCGTTGCCATTCCGGTTAAAGCGCTCGGCAAAACATGCTTTACGGAAAAACAACAAAACGCAATGCTTTTGACGACCGTTGGACGCATCATTTTCAACGAAATTTTCCCAAGCAGCTTCCCATACATTAACGAAGCAACCCGCGACAATCTGTTCAACGGTACGCCTGAGAAATATTTCGTATATGACAAAGGTGCGGACATTCGTGAGCGCATGAACGAATTGCCAGTCAGCAGCGCCGTCGGCAAAGAATATCTGGGGCAAATCATCGCCCGCTGCTTCGAAATTTACCATACGACGGAAACTTCCGTTATTTTGGATAAAATCAAACAGCTCGGGTTCACATACTCCACCCGTGCCGGTGTAACGGTTGCGGTAGCGGACGTTATCGTTCCTGACGAAAAACAAGAGATTTTGAAAGAGTCCGAGGAGAAAGTATCGGTTGTAACCAACCAATACCGCCGCGGTCTGATTACGAACGAAGAACGGTACGACCGGGTTATCGACATCTGGTCCAAAGCCAAAGACGATATTACGGAAGTGCTCATGAAATCGATGGATCGCTTCAATTCCATCATGCTCATGGTCGACTCCAAAGCACGGGGTAACAAATCGCAGATCACCCAGCTGGGCGGTATGCGGGGTCTGATGGCCAACCCGTCGGGCCGGATTATCGAACTCCCAATCAAATCGAACTTCCGTGAAGGACTGACAGTCCTCGAGTACTTCCTGTCCACACACGGGGCCCGGAAAGGTCTGGCGGATACGGCGCTTCGTACGGCTGACTCGGGTTACCTGACCCGTCGTCTGGTTGACGTTGCGCAAGACGTGATCGTGCGTGAGGAAGATTGCGGTACGGATAAAGGTTTCACAGTCAGCCGGATTCAAGACGGTAAAGAGGTTATCGAGGATCTTTACGATCGTATCGAAGGCCGCTATTGTTTCGAAACGGTCCGCCATCCGGAAACCAAAGAAATTTTGGTTAACCGCAATGAACTGATCGACTCTGATAAAGCAAACTTGATCGTAGATTCGGGTGTAACCAAGCTGCAAATCCGTTCCGTTCTTAGCTGCCGCGCTCGTCATGGCGTATGTAAGAAATGTTACGGACGCAACCTGGCTACCGGCAAATTCGTCGAAATTGGCGAAGCAGTCGGCATTATCGCTGCGCAATCCATCGGTGAACCGGGAACCCAGCTTACCATGCGTACGTTCCACACCGGCGGTGTAGCCGGCGACGACATCACGCAAGGTCTTCCGCGTATTCAGGAGCTGTTTGAAGCCCGTAATCCGAAAGGTCAGGCAACAATCAGTGAAATCGACGGTATCGTCAAGGAAATTCGCGAAGCGAAAGACCGCCGCGAGATCGAAATTCAAGGCGAAGCCGAAACCAAGGTTTATTCCGTCACTTACGGTTCCCGTTTGCGCGTACAAGAGGGAATGGAAATCGAAGCAGGCGACGAGTTGACCGAAGGTTCGATTGACCCTAAAGAAATGCTGCGCATCAAAGGGATCCGCGGCGTGCAGAACTACATCCTTCAGGAAGTTCAGCGCGTATACCGGAACCAGGGCGTAGAAATCAACGACAAACACGTTGAAGTTATGATCAAACAGATGCTGCGTAAAATCCGTATCGTCGATGCGGGAGATACAACGCTTCTGCCAGGATCCTTCACCGATATTTACGACTACGAGGCAGCCAACAAGGAAGCGATCCTTTCAGGCAAGGAACCGGCCGTGGCCAAACCTGTCCTGCTCGGGATTACCAAAGCTTCCCTGGAGACAGACTCGTTCCTGTCCGCCGCTTCCTTCCAGGAAACGACGCGCGTGCTGACCGACGCCGCCATCAAAGGCAAAGTCGACCAGCTGCTCGGCCTGAAGGAAAATGTCATTATCGGTAAGCTGATTCCTGCGGGTACCGGTATGAACCGTTACCGCAATGTCAGATTCGATAATCCGAACGAGGAAACGGACAGCGAAAAGGAATTGGAAACTGCAACGGTAGAATGA
- the rpoB gene encoding DNA-directed RNA polymerase subunit beta, with product MAGHLVQYGRRTRRSYARINEVLEVPNLIEIQQKSYEWFLEEGLREMFQDISPIQDFTGNLVLEFIDYSLGEPKYTVDDAKERDVTYAAPLRVKVRLINKETGEVKEQEVFMGDFPLMTETGTFIINGAERVIVSQLVRSPSVYFSTKVDKNGKKTYTATVIPNRGAWLELETDAKDIMYVRIDRTRKIPVTVLLRALGFGSDAEILDLLGNDEYIRNTLDKDNTDSTEKALIEIYERLRPGEPPTLDNAKSLLVARFFDPKRYDLANVGRYKINKKLHIKNRLFNQRLAESLIDTQTGEIIAEAGQMVDRRLLDEIMPHLDTMVGHKTYHVANGVLDAVDIPLQTIDIFSPIEDGKVVKVIANGNIDKSVKHITPADIISSISYFINLLHGIGNTDDIDHLGNRRLRSVGELLQNQFRIGLSRMERVVRERMSIQDANVITPQALINIRPVIASIKEFFGSSQLSQFMDQTNPLAELTHKRRLSALGPGGLTRERAGFEVRDVHHSHYGRMCPIETPEGPNIGLINSLSTFARINEYGFIEAPYRWVDPKTGVVTDHIDYLTADEEDNYVVAQANAKLNEDGTFAEEMVIVRYNKQSDNILPMPSDRVDYMDVSPKQVVSVATALIPFLENDDSNRALMGSNMQRQAVPLLVPKAPLVGTGMEHKSAKDSGVCIVSKHDGIVERSSADEIWVRRIETIDGKEVKGDIVKHKLHKFMRSNQGTCINQRPIIKKGEIVKKGDILADGPSTEMGELALGRNVVVAFMTWEGYNYEDAILLSEKLVKEDVYTSIHIEEYESEARDTKLGPEEITRDIPNVGEDALKNLDERGIIRIGAEISAGDILVGKVTPKGVTELTAEERLLHAIFGEKAREVRDTSLRVPHGSDGIIVDVKVFTRENGDELPPGVNQLVRVYIAQKRKISEGDKMAGRHGNKGVVARILPEEDMPFLPDGTPVQVVLNPLGVPSRMNIGQVLEVHLGFAAMQLGIHVATPVFDGASEYDVFDTMEEAGMQRNGKTVLYDGRTGERFEREVTVGVMHMIKLAHMVDDKIHARSTGPYSLVTQQPLGGKAQFGGQRFGEMEVWALEAYGAAYTLQEILTVKSDDVVGRVKTYESIVKGENVPEPGVPESFKVLIKELQSLGMDVKILSGDEQEIEMKELDDEDETAGDKLSLNLEGAEVGAE from the coding sequence TTGGCAGGACATCTTGTTCAGTATGGTCGACGCACTCGGCGAAGTTATGCGCGAATTAATGAAGTACTTGAGGTTCCGAACCTGATCGAAATCCAACAAAAATCATACGAATGGTTTTTGGAGGAAGGATTGCGCGAAATGTTCCAGGATATCTCGCCAATTCAGGATTTTACGGGAAATTTGGTGCTGGAGTTCATTGACTACAGTCTTGGTGAACCAAAATACACCGTCGATGACGCGAAGGAACGCGACGTAACGTATGCGGCGCCTTTGCGGGTGAAAGTACGGCTCATCAACAAAGAAACCGGAGAAGTCAAAGAACAGGAAGTATTCATGGGCGATTTCCCGCTGATGACGGAGACCGGTACGTTTATTATCAATGGCGCAGAACGGGTCATTGTCAGCCAGTTGGTACGCTCTCCTAGCGTCTACTTCAGCACGAAAGTCGATAAAAACGGCAAGAAGACATATACTGCGACGGTCATTCCGAACCGCGGTGCATGGCTGGAACTGGAGACGGATGCGAAGGACATCATGTATGTCCGTATTGACCGCACCCGTAAAATTCCGGTTACCGTTTTGCTGAGAGCGCTTGGTTTCGGCAGCGACGCCGAAATTTTGGACCTGCTTGGCAACGACGAATATATCCGCAATACGCTGGACAAAGACAATACCGATTCTACTGAAAAAGCGCTCATTGAGATATATGAACGCCTTCGTCCGGGCGAACCGCCTACGCTGGATAATGCGAAAAGTCTCCTCGTAGCGCGTTTCTTTGATCCTAAACGATATGATTTGGCCAATGTCGGCCGTTATAAAATTAATAAAAAGCTTCACATTAAGAACCGCCTCTTTAACCAACGTCTTGCCGAATCGCTGATCGACACCCAGACGGGTGAAATTATCGCTGAAGCCGGACAAATGGTGGATCGCCGTTTGCTTGATGAGATTATGCCTCATCTGGATACGATGGTTGGTCACAAAACCTATCACGTTGCTAACGGTGTGCTGGATGCGGTCGATATTCCGCTGCAAACTATCGACATATTCTCGCCGATCGAAGACGGGAAAGTCGTTAAAGTTATCGCGAACGGCAACATCGATAAATCGGTGAAGCATATTACGCCTGCTGATATTATTTCCTCGATCAGCTACTTTATTAATTTGCTGCATGGCATCGGCAACACGGATGACATTGACCATTTGGGCAACCGTCGTCTGCGTTCCGTAGGCGAACTGCTGCAAAACCAATTCCGTATCGGGCTTTCCCGTATGGAACGCGTTGTACGCGAAAGAATGTCGATTCAGGATGCGAACGTGATTACGCCGCAAGCGCTGATCAATATCCGTCCTGTAATCGCATCGATTAAAGAATTCTTCGGAAGTTCCCAGCTTTCGCAGTTTATGGACCAAACGAATCCGCTTGCCGAGCTGACGCATAAACGCCGTTTGTCTGCACTCGGTCCAGGCGGTTTGACCCGTGAGCGTGCAGGCTTTGAAGTCCGCGACGTCCACCACAGTCACTACGGCCGGATGTGTCCGATCGAAACGCCGGAAGGTCCGAACATCGGTTTGATCAACTCCTTGTCAACATTTGCCCGTATCAACGAGTATGGCTTCATTGAAGCTCCTTACCGTTGGGTAGATCCGAAGACGGGTGTCGTTACCGATCATATCGACTACCTGACGGCTGATGAAGAAGACAATTACGTTGTTGCCCAGGCGAATGCGAAGCTTAATGAAGACGGAACGTTTGCGGAAGAAATGGTTATCGTCCGTTATAACAAACAGTCCGACAACATTTTGCCGATGCCGAGCGATCGCGTCGATTACATGGACGTTTCTCCAAAACAGGTTGTATCCGTTGCGACGGCGCTCATTCCGTTCCTCGAAAACGATGACTCCAACCGCGCGTTGATGGGTTCGAACATGCAGCGTCAAGCAGTGCCGCTCCTTGTGCCTAAAGCTCCGCTGGTCGGAACCGGCATGGAACACAAGTCTGCGAAGGATTCGGGCGTATGTATCGTTTCCAAGCATGACGGCATTGTGGAACGTTCGAGCGCGGACGAAATCTGGGTGCGCCGGATCGAAACCATTGACGGCAAAGAGGTCAAGGGCGATATCGTTAAACATAAATTACACAAATTTATGCGTTCTAACCAAGGAACATGCATTAACCAGCGCCCGATCATTAAAAAAGGCGAAATTGTGAAGAAAGGTGACATCCTGGCTGACGGACCTTCCACCGAGATGGGCGAACTCGCCCTGGGCCGCAACGTCGTCGTTGCGTTTATGACCTGGGAAGGCTACAACTACGAGGATGCGATCCTGCTGAGCGAAAAGTTGGTTAAAGAGGATGTGTACACTTCGATTCACATCGAAGAATACGAGTCCGAAGCGCGAGATACCAAACTTGGACCTGAAGAAATCACCCGCGATATTCCAAACGTAGGTGAAGATGCGCTCAAGAACCTTGATGAGCGCGGCATTATCCGCATCGGTGCGGAAATCAGCGCCGGCGACATCCTGGTTGGTAAAGTAACGCCAAAAGGCGTGACGGAACTGACTGCGGAAGAACGTCTCCTGCATGCGATTTTCGGCGAGAAAGCCCGCGAAGTTCGCGATACATCCCTGCGCGTGCCGCATGGTAGCGACGGGATTATCGTTGACGTTAAAGTATTTACCCGCGAGAACGGCGATGAGCTGCCTCCTGGCGTAAATCAACTGGTTCGCGTCTACATCGCTCAGAAACGCAAAATCTCTGAGGGTGACAAAATGGCCGGACGTCACGGTAACAAAGGGGTTGTGGCCCGGATCCTTCCGGAAGAAGATATGCCGTTCCTGCCGGACGGTACGCCTGTACAGGTCGTGCTGAATCCGCTCGGCGTCCCTTCACGGATGAACATCGGGCAGGTACTCGAAGTCCATCTGGGCTTTGCGGCCATGCAGCTTGGCATTCACGTGGCAACGCCGGTATTCGACGGTGCCAGCGAATATGACGTGTTTGACACGATGGAAGAAGCAGGCATGCAGCGCAACGGTAAAACCGTGCTGTATGACGGACGTACCGGGGAAAGATTTGAACGTGAAGTTACGGTCGGCGTCATGCACATGATTAAACTGGCGCACATGGTTGACGATAAAATCCATGCCCGTTCGACTGGTCCTTACTCTCTCGTTACGCAGCAGCCTCTGGGTGGTAAAGCTCAGTTCGGCGGCCAGCGCTTCGGTGAGATGGAAGTGTGGGCGCTGGAAGCTTACGGCGCAGCATATACGCTGCAGGAAATCCTCACCGTCAAATCCGACGACGTGGTCGGCCGGGTGAAGACGTACGAATCCATCGTCAAGGGCGAGAACGTTCCGGAACCGGGTGTTCCTGAATCGTTCAAGGTCTTGATCAAAGAGCTTCAGTCTCTGGGCATGGATGTGAAGATCCTGAGCGGCGACGAGCAGGAAATCGAGATGAAAGAGCTCGATGATGAAGATGAGACTGCAGGCGATAAGCTGAGCCTCAATCTGGAAGGCGCGGAAGTCGGAGCGGAATAA
- a CDS encoding class I SAM-dependent methyltransferase, whose protein sequence is MSQHYYSSQPEASHDRRYLDEHLRGQVLRFVSDAGVFSKKGVDYGSKVLIEAMEIPEHAEVLDVGCGYGPIGLAAAKLAAGGHVTMLDVNSRAVELAKENAKLNGISNVTILESDLFAGVAGKNFDVVLSNPPIRAGKQTVHSIFEQAYAHLRDGGALWIVIQKKQGAPSAKAKLEDLFGQVEEVTKDKGYRIFKAVKISK, encoded by the coding sequence ATGTCGCAGCACTATTATTCAAGCCAGCCGGAAGCGAGCCATGACCGGCGCTATTTGGATGAACATCTACGCGGTCAGGTTTTGAGGTTCGTCAGCGATGCCGGCGTGTTTTCCAAAAAGGGCGTGGACTATGGCAGCAAGGTGCTGATCGAGGCGATGGAAATTCCGGAGCATGCGGAAGTTTTGGATGTGGGCTGCGGCTACGGTCCGATTGGTTTAGCGGCTGCGAAGCTTGCCGCCGGCGGTCATGTGACCATGCTTGATGTGAACTCCCGTGCGGTGGAATTGGCCAAAGAAAATGCAAAACTGAACGGTATCTCAAACGTAACGATTCTCGAGAGCGATTTGTTTGCGGGCGTTGCAGGGAAGAACTTTGACGTCGTGCTCAGCAATCCGCCGATCCGTGCCGGGAAACAAACGGTGCATTCCATTTTCGAGCAAGCTTACGCGCATTTGCGGGATGGAGGAGCACTGTGGATTGTCATTCAGAAAAAACAAGGGGCGCCTTCGGCTAAAGCCAAACTGGAAGACTTGTTCGGGCAGGTGGAGGAAGTAACGAAGGATAAAGGCTACCGCATTTTCAAGGCCGTAAAAATTTCGAAATAA
- the rplL gene encoding 50S ribosomal protein L7/L12: MSKEQILEAIKGMSVLELNDLVKAIEEEFGVTAAAPVAVVGGAAGGAEAAEQTEFDVILASAGASKINVIKAVREITGLGLKEAKDLVDNAPKPLKEKVGKEEADSIKAKLEEAGATVEVK; this comes from the coding sequence ATGAGTAAAGAGCAAATCTTGGAAGCAATCAAAGGCATGTCTGTTTTGGAACTGAACGATCTGGTTAAAGCAATCGAAGAAGAATTCGGCGTAACTGCTGCAGCTCCGGTTGCTGTAGTAGGCGGCGCAGCTGGCGGCGCTGAAGCAGCTGAGCAAACAGAATTCGACGTAATTCTGGCTAGCGCTGGCGCTTCCAAAATCAACGTTATCAAAGCGGTTCGCGAAATCACTGGCCTCGGCTTGAAAGAAGCTAAAGACCTCGTTGACAACGCACCAAAACCACTGAAAGAAAAAGTGGGTAAAGAAGAAGCTGACTCCATCAAAGCTAAGTTGGAAGAAGCAGGCGCTACTGTAGAAGTGAAGTAA
- the rplJ gene encoding 50S ribosomal protein L10: protein MANAKVIQAKQESVDAITAKLRGSATTVVADYRGLNVSQVTELRKQLREAGVEFQVLKNTLLRRATAAAELTELNEVLTGPTAIAFSAEDAVAPAKILNDFAKKNEALKLKGGVVEGRVVGVDQVKALAELPSREGLLSMLLSVLQAPVRNFALAVKAVAEKEEQGA, encoded by the coding sequence TTGGCAAACGCAAAAGTGATTCAAGCGAAACAAGAATCCGTAGATGCCATAACGGCTAAATTGCGCGGAAGCGCAACGACCGTTGTAGCTGACTACCGTGGATTGAACGTTTCCCAAGTAACCGAACTGCGTAAGCAGCTTCGCGAAGCTGGCGTTGAATTCCAGGTGCTTAAAAACACATTGCTGCGCCGCGCTACCGCTGCTGCTGAGCTGACAGAACTGAACGAAGTATTGACCGGTCCTACAGCGATTGCTTTCAGTGCGGAAGACGCCGTGGCTCCAGCTAAAATCCTTAACGATTTTGCTAAGAAAAACGAGGCTTTGAAATTGAAAGGTGGCGTGGTCGAAGGCCGTGTAGTTGGCGTTGACCAAGTAAAAGCGCTGGCAGAACTGCCATCCCGCGAAGGTCTCCTTTCCATGCTCCTCAGCGTGCTTCAAGCTCCTGTGCGCAACTTCGCGCTTGCAGTTAAAGCCGTTGCAGAGAAAGAAGAACAAGGCGCGTAA
- the rplA gene encoding 50S ribosomal protein L1 has product MAKHGKKYVEAAKLIDSEAFYEPAEAVELVKKAATAKFDETVEAAVRLGVDPRKQDQAVRGVVVLPHGTGKTQRVLVFAKGDKAKEAEAAGADYVGDQDMINKIQQGWFEFDVCVATPDMMSEVGKLGRLLGGKGLMPNPKAGTVTFDVAKAVQEIKAGKIEYRLDKAGQIHAPIGKVSFDAAKLNENLKALIDALNRAKPAAAKGVYLKGIAVSSTMGPSARVNTASFR; this is encoded by the coding sequence ATGGCGAAACATGGTAAGAAATATGTTGAAGCTGCCAAGCTGATTGACAGCGAAGCATTTTACGAGCCAGCAGAAGCCGTTGAGCTTGTGAAAAAGGCTGCGACTGCCAAATTCGACGAAACCGTTGAAGCTGCAGTTCGTTTGGGCGTAGACCCACGTAAACAAGACCAGGCTGTTCGTGGCGTGGTTGTCCTGCCTCACGGCACAGGCAAAACGCAACGTGTACTGGTATTTGCAAAAGGTGATAAAGCGAAAGAAGCGGAAGCGGCTGGCGCGGATTATGTTGGCGATCAAGACATGATCAACAAAATCCAACAAGGCTGGTTCGAATTCGATGTCTGCGTAGCTACACCTGACATGATGAGCGAAGTCGGTAAACTGGGTCGTCTGCTCGGTGGTAAAGGCCTCATGCCTAACCCTAAAGCAGGTACAGTTACATTCGATGTTGCCAAAGCGGTTCAAGAAATCAAAGCTGGTAAAATCGAATACCGTCTGGATAAAGCAGGTCAAATTCACGCTCCAATCGGTAAAGTATCCTTTGATGCCGCAAAATTGAATGAGAACCTCAAAGCTCTCATCGATGCGCTCAACCGTGCTAAACCGGCTGCTGCAAAAGGTGTTTATCTGAAAGGGATCGCTGTATCCTCGACGATGGGACCTAGTGCACGCGTGAACACAGCTTCTTTCAGATAA
- the rplK gene encoding 50S ribosomal protein L11: MAKKVIKMVKLQIPAGKANPAPPVGPALGQAGVNIMAFCKEFNARTADQAGLIIPVEISVFEDRSFTFITKTPPAAVLLRVAAKIEKGSGEPNKKKVATVKRDKVREIAETKMPDLNAASVEAAMRMVEGTARSMGINIED, translated from the coding sequence ATGGCAAAAAAGGTAATCAAAATGGTGAAACTGCAAATTCCTGCAGGGAAAGCGAATCCGGCGCCACCAGTAGGTCCTGCATTGGGTCAAGCAGGTGTCAACATCATGGCATTCTGTAAAGAATTCAACGCGCGTACCGCTGACCAAGCTGGTCTGATTATTCCGGTTGAAATCTCGGTATTTGAAGATCGCTCCTTTACGTTTATCACCAAAACTCCACCGGCTGCAGTTCTGCTTCGCGTAGCTGCAAAAATCGAGAAGGGTTCCGGCGAACCTAACAAGAAAAAGGTGGCAACGGTTAAACGCGACAAGGTTCGTGAAATCGCCGAAACCAAAATGCCTGACCTGAACGCTGCTTCCGTTGAAGCTGCTATGCGTATGGTTGAAGGTACTGCCCGCAGCATGGGTATCAATATCGAAGATTAA
- the nusG gene encoding transcription termination/antitermination protein NusG: MEKRWYVVHTYSGYENKVKANLEKRVESMGMEDKIFRVLVPMEEEVVNKDGKKKTVMRKVYPGYVLVEMIQTDDSWYVVRNTPGVTGFVGSTGSGSKPTPLLPEEVDQILKHMGMEEPKPKIEFDIKESVRIKVGPFANFVGSVEEILADKSKLKVHVNMFGRETPLELDYTQVEKI; the protein is encoded by the coding sequence ATGGAGAAAAGATGGTATGTTGTTCATACCTATTCCGGGTATGAGAACAAGGTTAAGGCCAATTTGGAAAAACGCGTTGAGTCCATGGGCATGGAAGACAAGATTTTCCGCGTTCTTGTTCCGATGGAAGAAGAAGTGGTGAACAAAGACGGTAAGAAAAAGACCGTCATGAGAAAAGTTTACCCCGGATATGTCTTGGTTGAAATGATCCAGACCGACGATTCTTGGTATGTTGTGCGCAACACGCCAGGGGTTACAGGGTTCGTTGGTTCGACAGGTTCGGGTTCCAAACCGACGCCTTTGCTTCCGGAGGAAGTTGATCAAATCCTGAAGCATATGGGCATGGAAGAACCTAAACCGAAGATCGAATTCGACATTAAGGAATCCGTGCGTATCAAAGTTGGTCCGTTTGCGAATTTTGTGGGCTCCGTGGAAGAAATTCTTGCCGACAAGAGCAAACTCAAAGTTCACGTCAACATGTTTGGACGGGAAACCCCGCTTGAGCTGGATTATACTCAAGTGGAGAAGATATAA
- the secE gene encoding preprotein translocase subunit SecE, whose product MKKGFKSLFSFFSESWAELKKVRWPNRKELTNYTLIVLGTIAFVTIYFWVLDIGISAVIEAII is encoded by the coding sequence GTGAAAAAAGGTTTCAAGTCTCTGTTTTCCTTTTTCTCTGAAAGCTGGGCGGAACTCAAAAAAGTTCGCTGGCCTAATCGTAAAGAGCTGACGAATTACACACTGATCGTCCTTGGCACCATTGCATTCGTCACGATTTATTTTTGGGTTCTGGATATCGGCATTTCCGCTGTGATCGAAGCGATTATTTAA
- the rpmG gene encoding 50S ribosomal protein L33 produces the protein MRVIITLACTNCKQRNYTTTKNKRNHPDRMEMKKFCKFCNEQTPHRETR, from the coding sequence ATGCGGGTAATTATCACTTTGGCTTGTACGAATTGCAAACAAAGAAACTACACAACTACCAAAAACAAGCGAAATCACCCCGACCGCATGGAGATGAAGAAATTTTGCAAGTTCTGTAACGAGCAAACTCCTCATCGCGAAACTAGATAG